A window of Actinomycetota bacterium genomic DNA:
GAACATCAGGGGACGGCGCCGGAAATCGCCCCAGGCATCCAGCAGTATCGAACGGACCAGGCTGCGCTCCCTGTCCGGCAAATCTCCTCCTCGTCCTGGTAAGGTGAAACACGCTACTCCAAGATAAGCAGCCTGAAATGCCGCGTCAACCACGGCCAGAGGGTATAATACATCCATTACACGATGATACGGGTATCGGAGGAGGTGCTTGTTGATGAGCGAGGCAGGCGGAGAGAACCTTGGACCAAAGGTCGGCATGGCGGCCGGTGCCCTGGCGGCCCTCCTCATCCTGCGCCGCTTGAGGAAGCGCCGCAAGGCCAAGAAACTGGCCAAGGCGCGGGCGAAGGCGAGGGCACGGGCCATAGACCTGCGCGTAAAAGAAGAGAAGGCGCGCGGGAAGACCGCGAAGAAAGCAGGAAAAAAGGAGGGCAAGAGGGGCAAGAAAGACCGCTCCATCCTGGAGCAGCTGGTCCGCTTCACCATTCTCGCCCTGGCCAAGAGGGCCATCACCCAGCAGATCGAGCTGGCGGGCAAAGACCTGGGGAGCAGCAAGCTCGGCAAGAAGGTCGTGGGCGCCACCGGGGCCTGAGCGACAGCCATGGGCGAACGGGAAATGGAACACCTGGCGGAACCGCCTGACCTCTCCGGGGTCCTGGCGGCCAATCCCTATCCGGGGCGGGGCGTACTCTGCGCGTGTTGCGGTGACGGCAGCGTGGCCGCCGGCTACTTCGTCACCGGTCGCAGCGAGGCTTCCCGCGAGCGCGAGATCAGGCTTACCGACGGCGGGGAACTGGCGGTTGCCGCCAGGGGCGACGCGGGTTTCGACCCCCTGCGCCACTATATCGCCGCCACCGCCTCCCCCGACTGGCTGGTGTTCGGCAACGGGGCGCAGGTCTCGACCGTAGCCGGGAGGCTGGCGCGGGGGGACGGGCCGGCGCCGGCCCTCGACGGCCTCGAACACGAACCGGACGGTCCCATCTACACCGACCGCATCACGGCGGTCATGCGCCGCCCCCAGGGGAACCTGGCGGTCATCGGGGCCGCCAGGCGGAGCACGGTGTCCGCGGCACGCAGCGACATAGTCACCATGACCGTGCGCGACCTGCATCCCGGAAGGGGGGTGCTCCTCACCACCTACCACTCCGACGGCCAGACCATCATTGGGGGGCAGCCCTTTGTCGCGGTGCGCATC
This region includes:
- a CDS encoding IMP cyclohydrolase, translating into MGEREMEHLAEPPDLSGVLAANPYPGRGVLCACCGDGSVAAGYFVTGRSEASREREIRLTDGGELAVAARGDAGFDPLRHYIAATASPDWLVFGNGAQVSTVAGRLARGDGPAPALDGLEHEPDGPIYTDRITAVMRRPQGNLAVIGAARRSTVSAARSDIVTMTVRDLHPGRGVLLTTYHSDGQTIIGGQPFVAVRISAANGAELLDELWSGLNPDYRVAAMVLPVTEEVAGALIRNA